The following proteins come from a genomic window of Gottfriedia acidiceleris:
- a CDS encoding DNA translocase FtsK translates to MKKWLKSLFKANSLNEIEEEFEEGFEEKPVEEKVYQSHSIEKKRNALHERPKFRFPIELDEELPSPKPIKETKIESVFKQEKNNDIWNKSPNNLNKEYKPTYNQSNNFVRNSFQSNQFDKSNLSSRLEKNQVSKSEEEPVKVEKEEKVDIVFRPKRKTPFRPSEYISPIYGYQKPPIKEENDTDSVLSSTKEEMRVEASNINNVFENVEMNTFEKGSFGNQNHEVLNLVENADIQTAANQVENEDLQTEVHHNEIKLALKDEEVQLETQEIEAEETNEELEAEVLQFEAEVEESDEVVEHGAYQIETEVEAIVEEVQFETQEIEAEETYEELEAEVLQFETEVEETNEVVKHDAHQIKTEVEVKDVDEQLEALKIETVAEVQIEEAQPEVYFHESNDHKVETLVQINENEDKGFDLVKNNEENDVKSELTGESDVNLKGIKEEAVQHENSTVKSNVEESVEINQHSVTNSNEQIKTENEANKEESEPKPIEKRQKKRHFPFNVMMLRSDVEASRKANIMRQLRELQNESAATVEKVNEEVEIKQNEELSEDASLSEQSETLSIGRVQQSEIIAESITHEMTPEGIQDQTVLETEKSKTEINLTIETKNQIDQADEPQSLEGQPPVLYELPELDLLVEPPIEQFNDGDWVEDRKQLLQETLHNFNVGAKVIAATQGPTVTRFEVQPDPGVKVNKITNLQDDIKLSLAARDIRIEAPIPGRSAIGIEVPNKESKPVYLRELVSQEKFMQSESPLTVALGLDIAGEPVYADISKMPHGLIAGATGSGKSVCINSILVSILYKAKPHEVKLILIDPKMVELAPYNHIPHLISPVITDARAATAALKWACEEMDRRYDLFAHAGARDIKRFNDLAKKKGAYNDELPYLVIIIDELADLMMVSPGDVETYICRIAQKARACGIHLLVATQRPSVDVITGIIKSNIPTRIAFTVSSQVDSRTIIDIGGAEKLLGRGDMLFLDNGKSQAIRLQGVYVSDDEIEHVVEIVKDQQKPNYLFNQEELVAKADAQDVDDELFEEAVEFVIDQKGASVSMLQRRFRIGYNRAARLIDLMFDHGIVSNQNGSKPRDVLITSFEEFRSE, encoded by the coding sequence ATGAAAAAATGGTTAAAAAGCCTTTTTAAGGCGAATAGCCTTAATGAGATTGAAGAAGAGTTTGAAGAAGGTTTTGAAGAAAAGCCTGTTGAGGAGAAAGTATATCAATCACACTCTATCGAAAAAAAGAGAAACGCTTTACATGAGCGTCCAAAATTTAGATTTCCAATTGAATTAGATGAAGAATTACCATCACCAAAGCCAATAAAGGAAACAAAAATTGAATCAGTTTTTAAACAAGAAAAAAATAATGATATTTGGAATAAGTCACCAAACAATTTAAATAAAGAATATAAACCTACATATAACCAGAGTAATAACTTTGTAAGAAATAGTTTTCAAAGTAATCAATTCGATAAAAGTAATTTATCTAGTCGGCTTGAAAAAAATCAGGTCTCAAAAAGTGAGGAAGAACCAGTAAAAGTAGAAAAAGAAGAAAAGGTCGATATTGTATTTCGTCCCAAACGAAAAACACCATTTCGACCAAGTGAATATATTTCACCAATTTATGGTTATCAAAAGCCTCCGATAAAAGAAGAAAATGATACTGATTCTGTTCTTTCTTCTACAAAAGAAGAAATGAGAGTTGAAGCTTCTAATATTAATAATGTATTTGAAAATGTTGAAATGAACACTTTCGAAAAAGGAAGTTTCGGCAATCAAAATCATGAAGTGTTAAATCTAGTAGAAAATGCAGACATTCAAACTGCAGCTAATCAAGTTGAAAATGAGGATTTACAAACTGAAGTTCATCATAATGAAATTAAACTTGCATTAAAAGATGAAGAAGTACAACTTGAAACTCAAGAAATTGAAGCTGAAGAGACGAATGAAGAATTAGAAGCTGAAGTTCTTCAATTCGAAGCTGAGGTGGAAGAGTCGGATGAAGTTGTAGAGCATGGTGCCTATCAAATTGAAACAGAAGTAGAAGCGATAGTTGAAGAAGTACAATTTGAAACTCAAGAAATTGAAGCTGAAGAGACGTATGAAGAATTAGAAGCTGAAGTACTTCAATTCGAAACTGAGGTAGAAGAGACGAATGAAGTTGTAAAGCATGATGCCCATCAAATTAAAACAGAAGTAGAAGTGAAAGATGTAGATGAACAGCTCGAAGCCCTTAAAATCGAAACAGTGGCTGAAGTTCAGATTGAAGAAGCACAGCCTGAAGTATATTTTCATGAGTCAAATGATCACAAAGTTGAGACTTTGGTCCAAATTAATGAAAACGAAGACAAAGGTTTTGATCTCGTTAAAAATAATGAAGAGAATGATGTTAAGTCGGAGTTAACAGGCGAGTCAGATGTGAATCTAAAAGGGATTAAGGAAGAAGCCGTACAGCATGAAAATTCAACTGTAAAATCTAATGTAGAAGAATCCGTCGAAATTAATCAACATTCTGTTACCAATTCTAACGAACAGATCAAGACTGAAAATGAAGCTAATAAAGAAGAATCTGAACCTAAACCAATCGAGAAACGTCAGAAAAAACGCCATTTTCCTTTTAATGTAATGATGCTTCGAAGTGATGTTGAGGCTTCAAGAAAAGCAAATATAATGAGACAACTTCGTGAATTACAAAATGAATCTGCTGCAACAGTAGAAAAGGTAAATGAAGAAGTCGAGATAAAACAAAATGAAGAGTTGAGTGAGGATGCTAGTTTATCTGAACAAAGTGAAACGCTATCTATAGGGAGAGTTCAACAAAGTGAAATAATTGCTGAATCAATCACACATGAAATGACTCCAGAAGGAATTCAAGATCAGACAGTTCTTGAAACTGAAAAAAGTAAAACAGAAATAAACTTAACGATAGAGACTAAAAATCAGATTGATCAGGCTGATGAACCTCAAAGTTTAGAAGGACAACCACCAGTACTTTATGAATTACCAGAATTAGACTTATTAGTTGAACCCCCAATTGAACAATTTAATGATGGGGATTGGGTTGAAGATCGAAAGCAACTACTACAAGAAACATTACATAATTTTAATGTAGGTGCTAAAGTAATTGCCGCAACTCAAGGTCCAACAGTAACTCGTTTTGAAGTTCAGCCTGACCCTGGCGTGAAAGTAAATAAAATAACGAACTTACAAGATGATATTAAATTGAGCTTAGCAGCTAGAGATATTCGAATTGAAGCCCCGATTCCAGGTAGAAGTGCCATTGGTATAGAAGTACCAAATAAAGAGAGTAAGCCTGTCTACTTAAGAGAATTAGTTAGCCAGGAGAAATTTATGCAAAGTGAATCACCTTTGACTGTTGCTCTTGGACTAGATATAGCTGGAGAGCCTGTCTATGCAGATATCTCAAAAATGCCACACGGGTTAATTGCTGGGGCAACAGGATCTGGAAAAAGTGTATGTATTAATTCAATTTTAGTTAGCATTTTATATAAAGCGAAACCTCATGAAGTGAAATTAATTTTAATTGATCCTAAGATGGTTGAGCTAGCTCCGTATAATCATATTCCACATCTTATTTCACCAGTTATTACTGACGCTAGAGCCGCGACTGCTGCTTTAAAGTGGGCATGTGAAGAGATGGATCGACGTTATGATTTATTTGCTCATGCTGGGGCAAGAGATATTAAGCGTTTCAATGATTTAGCGAAGAAAAAAGGTGCTTATAATGATGAGTTACCATACTTAGTCATTATTATTGATGAATTAGCGGATTTAATGATGGTATCTCCTGGGGATGTAGAAACTTATATTTGTCGTATTGCCCAAAAAGCGAGAGCATGCGGAATCCATTTATTAGTTGCAACTCAAAGGCCTTCAGTTGATGTCATTACCGGTATTATTAAATCAAATATACCGACGCGAATTGCGTTTACAGTGTCTTCACAAGTAGATTCTAGAACAATTATCGATATTGGCGGAGCTGAAAAGTTACTTGGACGAGGAGATATGTTATTCTTAGATAATGGAAAATCTCAAGCAATTCGATTACAAGGCGTTTATGTTTCGGATGATGAAATCGAACATGTTGTAGAGATTGTTAAAGACCAACAAAAACCGAATTACTTATTTAACCAAGAGGAACTTGTAGCAAAAGCGGATGCACAGGATGTTGATGATGAACTTTTTGAAGAAGCGGTAGAGTTTGTCATTGATCAAAAAGGTGCTTCTGTTTCAATGCTTCAAAGACGTTTTCGAATTGGATACAACCGTGCAGCTAGATTAATTGACCTAATGTTTGATCACGGGATCGTATCAAATCAAAATGGAAGTAAACCTCGTGATGTACTGATTACATCATTTGAGGAGTTTCGTTCTGAGTGA
- a CDS encoding nicotinate phosphoribosyltransferase, protein MEKELDLKLKGKISRLTNQTFKFDERIGEGWFSAVYFLKTREIIRKKKPDTEVTMQFFQRESAVLCGTDEAIAILQTFADHPENLIVHSLKDGDMIEPFETVLTIKGKYADFGYLEGIIDGILARRTSVATNVYNVKHSAKSAGIKKPVIFMGDRDDHFTTQAGDGYAAFIGGATAQATHAMNEWWGNEGMGTMPHALIQMYNGDVVEAARAYTEVYPQDDLIVLVDYNNDVITDALKVAREYGSKLKAVRVDTSKTMIDQYFIGNPELLGSFDPRGVNPPLIFALRNALDQEGYQHVQIVVSGGFTVERILAFEKQGVPVDLYGVGGSLLKVNIGFTGDNVELNGVQQAKAGRKLRENPRLERVEMSPRL, encoded by the coding sequence ATGGAAAAAGAATTAGATTTAAAATTAAAAGGTAAAATAAGCCGATTAACGAACCAAACATTTAAATTTGATGAGAGAATCGGAGAAGGCTGGTTTTCAGCTGTATATTTTTTAAAAACTAGAGAAATCATTCGAAAAAAGAAGCCAGATACTGAAGTAACAATGCAATTTTTCCAAAGAGAAAGTGCAGTATTATGTGGAACGGATGAAGCAATTGCTATTTTACAAACTTTTGCCGATCATCCAGAAAATCTTATTGTTCATTCATTAAAGGATGGAGATATGATTGAACCATTTGAAACTGTCCTAACAATTAAAGGTAAATATGCTGATTTTGGCTACCTAGAAGGAATTATTGATGGTATTTTAGCTAGACGTACGTCTGTTGCTACAAATGTATATAATGTAAAACATTCTGCAAAATCCGCAGGCATTAAAAAGCCTGTTATTTTCATGGGAGATCGTGATGATCATTTCACAACTCAAGCAGGTGACGGCTATGCTGCATTTATTGGTGGTGCAACGGCACAAGCAACTCATGCAATGAATGAGTGGTGGGGTAATGAAGGTATGGGTACAATGCCTCATGCACTAATTCAAATGTATAATGGTGATGTTGTAGAAGCTGCACGTGCATATACAGAAGTTTATCCACAAGATGATTTAATTGTCTTAGTAGATTATAATAATGATGTCATTACCGACGCGCTAAAGGTTGCACGAGAATACGGTAGTAAATTAAAGGCTGTACGTGTAGATACATCAAAAACAATGATTGATCAGTACTTTATTGGGAATCCAGAATTATTAGGAAGTTTTGACCCTAGGGGTGTAAATCCTCCATTAATTTTTGCTTTACGAAATGCACTAGATCAAGAAGGATATCAGCATGTGCAAATTGTAGTAAGCGGTGGATTTACTGTAGAAAGAATTTTAGCTTTTGAGAAACAAGGTGTACCAGTAGATTTATATGGTGTAGGCGGAAGTTTATTAAAAGTTAATATAGGCTTTACAGGTGATAATGTCGAGTTAAATGGTGTGCAACAAGCGAAAGCTGGAAGAAAGCTTCGTGAAAATCCTCGATTAGAAAGAGTAGAAATGAGCCCTAGACTATAA
- the murC gene encoding UDP-N-acetylmuramate--L-alanine ligase → MTVYHFVGIKGTGMSALAQILHDSGLTVQGSDYEKHFFTENELRKKNITILPFDKANIKEGQFVIAGNAFPDNHEEIAAAIEKGIPMARYHKFLGEYMNKFTSVAITGAHGKTSTTGLLAHVVSGARPTSFLIGDGTGKGEKDSEYFVFEACEYRRHFLSYFPDYCIMTNIDFDHPDYYKSVDDVFDAFQQMADQVKKGIIACGDDEHLQRIYAKVPVMYYGFNEDNDFQARNIEKHTNGTTFDVFVRNTYYATFDITGYGDHSILNALAVIALCHYEEIDVDIIKARLLTYGGVKRRFSEKRFGDQMLIDDYAHHPTEIQATIQAARQKYPDREIVAVFQPHTFTRTSKFLDEFAGTLEKADKVYLCDIFGSAREDKGTLTIEDLSCKIAGAELLTDDNISNLQNHKNSVLIFMGAGDIQKYQAAYEKL, encoded by the coding sequence ATGACAGTTTACCATTTTGTAGGGATTAAAGGTACTGGAATGAGTGCTTTGGCACAAATTTTACATGATTCTGGTTTGACCGTTCAGGGATCAGATTATGAAAAGCACTTTTTCACTGAAAATGAATTACGAAAAAAAAATATTACGATTTTACCATTTGATAAAGCAAATATTAAAGAAGGCCAATTCGTTATAGCAGGTAATGCATTTCCTGATAATCATGAAGAAATTGCAGCTGCTATTGAAAAAGGAATTCCGATGGCACGCTATCATAAATTCCTAGGGGAATATATGAATAAATTTACTAGCGTTGCAATTACTGGAGCACATGGTAAAACCTCTACGACAGGTTTATTAGCCCATGTAGTTTCTGGTGCGCGTCCAACTTCTTTTCTAATTGGAGATGGTACTGGGAAAGGTGAAAAAGACAGCGAGTATTTCGTGTTTGAAGCTTGTGAATACCGTCGTCATTTTCTTTCATACTTTCCAGACTATTGCATCATGACTAATATTGATTTTGATCATCCGGATTATTATAAGAGTGTAGATGATGTATTCGATGCTTTCCAACAAATGGCTGATCAAGTAAAGAAAGGTATTATTGCATGTGGAGATGATGAACATCTTCAACGAATTTATGCAAAAGTACCTGTAATGTATTATGGATTTAACGAGGACAATGATTTCCAAGCTCGTAATATCGAAAAACATACAAATGGTACAACATTTGATGTATTCGTCCGTAATACGTATTACGCTACTTTTGATATTACTGGATATGGTGATCATAGTATTTTAAATGCTTTAGCAGTAATTGCGCTTTGCCATTATGAAGAAATCGATGTTGATATTATTAAAGCTAGATTATTAACATACGGTGGCGTAAAGCGTCGTTTCAGTGAAAAACGCTTCGGAGATCAAATGTTAATTGATGACTATGCTCATCATCCAACTGAGATCCAAGCGACGATTCAAGCAGCACGTCAAAAATACCCTGACCGTGAAATCGTAGCAGTGTTCCAACCGCATACATTTACACGCACAAGTAAATTTTTAGATGAATTTGCTGGTACATTAGAAAAAGCAGATAAAGTTTACTTATGTGATATTTTTGGTTCTGCACGAGAAGATAAAGGTACTTTAACAATTGAAGACCTTTCTTGTAAAATTGCAGGTGCTGAACTATTGACTGATGATAATATCAGCAATTTACAAAACCATAAAAATAGCGTATTAATTTTTATGGGCGCTGGAGATATTCAAAAATACCAAGCAGCATACGAAAAACTATAA
- a CDS encoding helix-turn-helix transcriptional regulator, translating to MLISRVVVESGVNATLIMSKNAQMIQELYHIIRYDKFVKKVCEYAYWLTIQIANSFNNQMSPMIRKATKYIRENHQSTITLEEIAQYCCVSKYHFSHLFKKEIGTSAIDFLNRIRIEKSMFYLEMTDLSMQEIAIRVGFQDSNYFSRIFKKYIKSSPSEYRATKYPHLNLVLEN from the coding sequence ATGTTAATTTCTAGGGTTGTAGTAGAGTCAGGCGTGAATGCAACACTCATCATGTCAAAAAATGCTCAAATGATCCAGGAATTATATCACATTATTCGCTATGATAAATTTGTAAAAAAGGTTTGCGAATATGCTTACTGGCTAACGATTCAAATAGCCAATTCATTTAATAATCAGATGTCTCCTATGATTCGTAAAGCAACTAAATATATACGAGAAAATCATCAATCTACTATAACATTGGAAGAAATTGCTCAATATTGTTGCGTAAGTAAATATCATTTCAGTCACCTATTCAAAAAAGAAATTGGCACAAGTGCGATCGATTTTTTAAATAGAATAAGGATTGAAAAATCAATGTTTTATTTAGAAATGACTGATTTAAGTATGCAAGAAATTGCTATACGAGTTGGTTTTCAAGATTCAAATTATTTTAGTCGTATATTTAAAAAATACATAAAAAGTAGCCCTTCTGAATATAGGGCTACTAAATATCCACATTTAAATTTAGTGTTAGAAAATTAA
- a CDS encoding SDR family NAD(P)-dependent oxidoreductase codes for MKKYTVITGASSGIGYETALAFATRGKNLIIVARRTEELEKLKSEITNLNSDLDVIIKTADLSVVKNAYDLYEELKEYNIETWINNAGFGNFASVGEQNLAKIESMLNLNIEALTILTSLYVRDYSSVEGTQVINVSSGGGYTIIGNAITYCATKFYVSAFTEGLAHELKEKGAKMKAKVLAPAATETEFAKVSYDLEENIKFEGVLPKYHTAKEMAGFMLELYDSEKVVGKVDGITYEFQLLDPLYPYATRLERQD; via the coding sequence ATGAAAAAATATACTGTCATTACAGGTGCTAGTTCAGGAATTGGTTATGAAACAGCTCTTGCGTTTGCCACACGTGGAAAAAACCTAATCATTGTTGCTCGCAGAACGGAAGAACTTGAAAAATTAAAATCAGAAATCACTAATTTGAATTCTGATCTTGATGTGATTATAAAAACGGCTGACTTATCTGTTGTTAAAAATGCTTATGATTTATATGAAGAACTTAAAGAATATAATATTGAGACTTGGATTAATAATGCAGGTTTTGGTAATTTCGCTTCTGTTGGTGAACAAAATTTAGCAAAAATTGAAAGTATGCTTAATTTGAATATTGAAGCTTTAACGATTTTAACTTCACTATACGTACGCGATTATTCATCAGTCGAAGGTACACAAGTTATCAATGTTTCATCTGGTGGAGGGTATACAATTATTGGTAATGCCATCACATATTGTGCGACTAAATTCTATGTTAGTGCCTTTACAGAAGGGCTAGCTCATGAATTAAAAGAAAAAGGTGCAAAAATGAAAGCTAAAGTATTAGCACCAGCTGCAACTGAAACAGAATTTGCAAAAGTATCCTATGATTTAGAAGAAAACATTAAATTCGAAGGCGTCCTACCAAAATATCATACGGCAAAAGAAATGGCCGGTTTCATGTTGGAGCTTTATGACAGTGAAAAGGTGGTTGGAAAAGTCGATGGAATTACCTATGAATTCCAATTATTAGATCCACTTTATCCTTATGCAACAAGATTAGAAAGGCAGGATTAA
- a CDS encoding MerR family transcriptional regulator: MYSIGEVAQMLGISTHTLRYYEKEQIILPDRNANGERLYSESHIQWLKFVLKLKETQMPVNKIKEYAHLYTEGEHTSLARLGLLVEHKESIEHQLKTLEETNKMLEQKINFYKEVIHNKNIVHK, encoded by the coding sequence ATGTATTCAATTGGTGAAGTCGCTCAGATGTTAGGAATAAGCACACATACATTACGTTATTATGAAAAAGAACAGATCATTCTTCCTGATCGAAATGCAAATGGTGAGAGGTTGTATTCTGAATCACACATTCAGTGGTTAAAATTTGTCCTTAAGTTAAAAGAAACGCAAATGCCAGTTAATAAGATTAAAGAGTATGCACATTTATATACAGAAGGTGAGCACACTTCTTTGGCTAGGTTGGGTCTATTAGTTGAGCATAAAGAGTCTATTGAACATCAGCTTAAAACATTAGAAGAAACAAATAAAATGTTAGAGCAAAAAATCAATTTTTATAAAGAGGTAATTCATAATAAAAACATAGTCCATAAATAA
- a CDS encoding WGxxGxxG family protein, giving the protein MNKICLTLCTVSLSFIISANVHAASTGPDATQLEPNYDHNGKHIKRDFNNDFNDPNHVVNDTKNTVKEGYYNTKNNIKNTTNDMLNNNNNGVNNTVSNDGNYYRRNVNVTPTPVTNTLNTTDNNDNNHFNYGWLGLLGLLGFAGLRKKERVE; this is encoded by the coding sequence ATGAATAAAATTTGTCTAACATTATGCACAGTATCATTATCATTTATCATTTCTGCCAATGTTCATGCTGCTTCTACCGGACCTGACGCTACACAATTAGAACCAAACTATGACCATAATGGTAAACATATAAAAAGAGATTTTAACAATGATTTTAATGATCCAAACCACGTTGTAAATGACACGAAAAATACGGTTAAAGAAGGATATTATAATACTAAAAATAATATAAAAAATACTACAAATGACATGTTAAATAACAATAACAATGGAGTGAATAATACGGTAAGTAATGATGGGAATTACTATCGACGAAATGTAAATGTAACGCCTACCCCTGTTACTAACACACTAAATACAACTGACAATAACGATAATAATCATTTCAATTACGGATGGCTTGGACTTCTTGGATTATTAGGATTTGCGGGACTTCGAAAAAAAGAAAGAGTCGAATAA
- a CDS encoding cytochrome c oxidase assembly protein has product MRDNYSFDLPIILFILLFIVGYLVAAKKHKKKPWPKSRSILWVTGFVCIFVSVIGPIAKLSHHLFVFHMVMHLLLGMLAPFFIALSRPITLLLTSLKTQHARRVTRLLRSAPVRLLTHPITTMILNIGGLWVLYNSTVFNLIHESTFWLIFVHIHLFFSGYLFTISIIGIEPLSHKFSFLFRSLIMILALAGHDILSKFLFSNPLDSFSFNDVQNGAVLMYYGGDFVDLLLILALCYFWYLSANSNKTSAIF; this is encoded by the coding sequence TTGAGGGATAATTATTCGTTTGATCTACCCATTATTTTATTCATTTTACTTTTTATTGTTGGCTATTTGGTTGCTGCGAAAAAACATAAAAAAAAGCCATGGCCAAAATCTCGCTCTATATTATGGGTAACTGGGTTTGTTTGTATATTCGTTTCGGTTATTGGACCAATAGCAAAACTAAGTCATCACCTTTTTGTTTTCCATATGGTTATGCATTTATTACTAGGAATGCTCGCTCCATTTTTTATCGCTTTATCTAGACCGATTACATTATTGTTAACATCATTAAAAACTCAACATGCAAGGCGTGTGACACGTCTTTTAAGAAGTGCTCCTGTTCGACTATTAACTCATCCTATAACGACAATGATTTTAAATATCGGGGGACTTTGGGTATTGTATAACTCCACAGTGTTTAACTTAATTCATGAGAGTACCTTTTGGTTAATTTTTGTTCATATTCATTTGTTTTTTTCAGGATATCTCTTTACAATTTCAATCATTGGTATTGAACCTCTCTCTCATAAATTCAGTTTTTTATTTCGTTCATTAATTATGATACTTGCACTAGCAGGTCATGATATTTTATCGAAGTTTCTTTTTTCAAATCCATTAGACAGTTTCAGTTTTAATGACGTTCAAAATGGTGCAGTCTTAATGTATTATGGAGGGGACTTTGTTGATTTGTTATTGATTTTGGCGCTTTGTTATTTTTGGTATCTTTCAGCCAATTCGAATAAAACAAGTGCTATTTTTTAA
- a CDS encoding DUF2243 domain-containing protein has protein sequence MTTLENSTNYLHLNLWSGFLFGLGLVAFFDEAVFHQLLHWHHFYDKSTTALGLISDGLFHAFSWFATIGSLFMFANLRRKKSLYIKRWIGGVLLGAGLFQLYDGTVQHKWMKLHQIRYNVDIMPYDLTWNITASIMTLIGCILIFKTRNKGGQFEG, from the coding sequence ATGACTACTCTAGAAAATTCAACTAATTATTTACATTTAAATTTATGGTCTGGATTTTTATTTGGCCTTGGATTAGTGGCATTTTTTGACGAAGCAGTTTTTCATCAGCTTCTTCATTGGCATCATTTTTACGATAAGTCTACAACAGCTTTGGGACTTATCTCTGATGGTCTTTTTCATGCCTTTAGTTGGTTCGCAACGATTGGCTCCTTATTTATGTTTGCGAATTTAAGGAGAAAAAAATCACTCTATATTAAAAGATGGATTGGCGGAGTTTTACTCGGAGCAGGTTTATTTCAACTTTATGATGGAACAGTTCAGCATAAATGGATGAAGCTTCATCAAATTAGATATAACGTCGATATTATGCCTTATGATTTAACTTGGAATATTACTGCTTCTATTATGACACTAATAGGTTGCATTCTAATTTTTAAAACTCGAAATAAAGGTGGTCAATTTGAGGGATAA
- a CDS encoding MFS transporter, with product MDKKQKGSLWALSTVPLVMTLGNSMLIPVLPKLEQQLNISGLKVSMIITVYSVFAIILIPIAGYLSDLFGRKKVIIPSLIIAGIGGALAGFVCWKLENPYMWLIVGRIIQGIGSAGAMPVVIPCVGDMFKDENEVSKGLGLVETSNTFGKVLSPILGSALAAVVWYLPFLSIPFLCLLSIILILIFVKPPKQPMRSKRKDKRKKKFKMFIRSIRKIFRNNGKWLYTIFILGAIIMFILFGMLFYLSKILEKRYHIIGIWKGCVLAVPLAALSYTSYKTGKKIGNKKGAMKKCIVIGFILISISFVIPIFNKDIYMIIMSLLISGIGIGMSLPSLDALITEGIEKEQRGTITSLYSSLRFVGVAAGPPAFAYLMSKPDNYMLYCSIILAVLGLVLSIKYIKPNQGTVTAKSN from the coding sequence ATGGATAAAAAACAAAAGGGCAGTTTATGGGCGCTTTCTACAGTACCTCTTGTAATGACTTTAGGTAATTCAATGTTGATTCCCGTACTTCCCAAATTAGAACAACAATTAAATATATCTGGCCTTAAAGTTTCAATGATTATAACTGTTTATTCAGTTTTTGCAATCATTCTTATCCCTATTGCCGGTTATTTGTCGGATTTATTTGGAAGAAAAAAAGTAATTATTCCAAGTTTAATTATTGCGGGAATAGGAGGGGCCTTAGCTGGCTTTGTTTGTTGGAAATTAGAAAATCCATACATGTGGTTAATTGTTGGGAGAATCATTCAAGGGATTGGTTCTGCTGGGGCAATGCCTGTTGTTATTCCGTGTGTGGGGGATATGTTTAAAGATGAAAATGAAGTTAGTAAAGGATTAGGCTTAGTGGAGACATCGAATACATTTGGAAAAGTTCTAAGTCCGATACTTGGTTCTGCATTAGCAGCAGTAGTTTGGTATTTACCATTTTTATCAATACCATTCCTTTGCTTACTCTCAATTATATTAATATTAATTTTTGTCAAACCTCCAAAACAACCTATGAGATCAAAAAGAAAAGATAAAAGAAAGAAAAAGTTTAAAATGTTTATCAGATCAATTCGAAAAATATTTCGAAATAATGGTAAATGGCTTTATACCATATTTATACTAGGTGCCATTATCATGTTCATATTATTTGGTATGCTTTTTTATTTATCAAAAATATTAGAAAAGCGCTATCACATAATTGGAATATGGAAAGGATGTGTGTTAGCGGTCCCGCTAGCTGCTTTATCCTACACATCTTATAAGACAGGTAAAAAAATTGGAAATAAAAAAGGTGCAATGAAAAAATGCATTGTGATTGGATTTATCTTAATAAGTATTTCTTTTGTCATACCGATTTTCAACAAAGATATTTATATGATTATCATGAGTTTATTAATTAGTGGGATTGGAATTGGAATGTCGTTACCAAGCTTAGATGCATTAATAACCGAAGGAATTGAGAAGGAACAAAGAGGGACTATTACATCTCTTTATAGTTCTTTACGATTTGTGGGGGTAGCTGCAGGACCTCCTGCTTTTGCCTATTTGATGAGTAAACCTGATAATTATATGTTGTATTGTTCCATAATTTTAGCAGTGCTTGGACTTGTTTTGTCCATCAAATATATTAAGCCTAACCAAGGTACAGTTACCGCTAAATCTAATTAA